The following nucleotide sequence is from Planctomycetaceae bacterium.
GGTCAGTTCTGTGAGTTCACTCCCATTGACCCAGAGTTGTGTATCTTTATGGAAAACATCCAGGAGAATATGCCCGACGGGTTCAATGTCTACCGCCTCAACACGGAATTGAACCGCGAGAACTTGGCCGACGACTGGTATGACGCCTTCTTCGGATCGGTGCCCGACGAGATGCTGGCTACGCGCAAGACCGGGGCCCTGGCCACCTTCGAAGGCGTAATTTACCAGAGCTTCAATCCGGCCATCCACGTCATCGAGAACGACGAGCGGGCCTGGCGCCTTGGCACTTACCACCACCGCGGCATCGACTGGGGGGCGAGCGTCGAGCATCCATTCACCTGCGTCTGGGGCTGCTATGATGCCGTGGGCGACTGGTTTATTTACGATGAATACTGGAACACGAGCCAGGACCGCATCACCCAGGACCACGCGGCGGAAATCGTGGCCCGCAGCATCGCCTGGGGGTGGGATCTGCCGGAGTGGTGGAAGAAGCCGGGATCCCGCGAATTCCTCAAGACGATGATTGAAAAGCGGGTTGCCCAACTCGCCGGGACATGGCCCGAGGTGATCCACGGGCGGACCTACGGGGAGAGCTTTGCCGACCCCAGCCGGCCTGGCGAGATCAACGCCTTCAATCACTACGGCGTGCCCACCGGCAGTGCCATGAACGACGTTTACAAAGGCATCGACGTGGTGCGGACGAAGATGAAGGTCAGTCCCATCAGCGGCAAGCCGAAGCTCTATGTCCACAAGCGGTGCAAGCACCTGATCGAGGAGCTGAGGAAGTATCGCTGGGTGAAGAAGCGGCCGGGCAGCCTATGGGTCACGGCGGCCCCTCGTCCCGTGCCACTGAAGAAGGACGACGACACGGCGGACGCGGCCCGCTACATGGTCGCCACCGTGGAATCACGGCGCGGGGCGGCCCCCACGTCAGGCAGCCAGAAGCCGGTTGACGAGCATCGCCGCGAGGTGCCCCTAGACCGGCCGGGCAACGGGCGGCAGCGATTTTCTCCCCAGGTTGCCGGGGAAGCCGGATGGTTCAAGAGATAGAAAGGGCGGAAAGATGGAAGGTGAACGGCGAGAGCGGATTTTGTATGTCGATGAGCGAGACGTGCTGCCTGCCCTTCAGGCCCGCCTTCCGTTGACGACGATTCAGTTTGGTGACGTTCCTTTGGATTGCAAGGTAAAGAGCGTTCATTATGACTGGGCGCGGCGTTCGTTCGCGTTTGCGCTGAGTCATCCGACGTTCGAACCGGTCCCGTGCGGGGAGGCTGCGCCCGAATTGATTTCGAGGATTATCGTGAACAAGGCAGCACGTGATGATCTCGGTGGTCTTGTGTCCGAACAGGCTGAACGAATCGCCCAACTGGAAACAGAGAGCGTCAAGCTGGCAGACATGCTGCGTAAAGCCAGCGACTACATCCAGCGTGCCAAGATCGCCGCGCGATGTCACGCCGGCCAAGACCTCGCGGACGCCATCCGCAACAACCCCGACCCCAAGTTCGAATAATGCCCTCACCCCTCTTCAATCAAGCGTCGAAGAAGCTCCGCACGCTGGCCCGGCAGCAGTTCAGCCGGACCACCTTCGGCCGCCTGCTTCAGGATGTGGAGTGGGCAGCCGCCGCG
It contains:
- a CDS encoding terminase family protein, translated to MQVLTPQEIEVAQSAWTTWTPRPDRPEEFDQQAGFVEATDKVSFALGGNGSGKTAAAAKKCARFLLSTPPPRKDTPFWIIAKTYYQVCAVCWGEKLGGQQFLPKAAVDWPNVTYYDVKRRWPLYVPLKPHKNGNNWVIEFKSYEQGRENMQARSIGGFWFSEQFPGDLFLEVLRGCRDYMFPGGQFCEFTPIDPELCIFMENIQENMPDGFNVYRLNTELNRENLADDWYDAFFGSVPDEMLATRKTGALATFEGVIYQSFNPAIHVIENDERAWRLGTYHHRGIDWGASVEHPFTCVWGCYDAVGDWFIYDEYWNTSQDRITQDHAAEIVARSIAWGWDLPEWWKKPGSREFLKTMIEKRVAQLAGTWPEVIHGRTYGESFADPSRPGEINAFNHYGVPTGSAMNDVYKGIDVVRTKMKVSPISGKPKLYVHKRCKHLIEELRKYRWVKKRPGSLWVTAAPRPVPLKKDDDTADAARYMVATVESRRGAAPTSGSQKPVDEHRREVPLDRPGNGRQRFSPQVAGEAGWFKR